One Aegilops tauschii subsp. strangulata cultivar AL8/78 chromosome 7, Aet v6.0, whole genome shotgun sequence genomic window carries:
- the LOC109768379 gene encoding uncharacterized protein, with the protein MVAPATPSYLKWSQTAITFDQSDHPAHIATPGRQVLVVDPVVEGTRLTKVLMDGGSGLNILYVETLKGMGILMSKLSASSMSFHGVIPGKKTHSLGQIALDVVFGDSKNYRKEKLTFEVVDFQSAYHAILGRPAYARFMARPCYIYLKMKMPGPKGVITVTSNRQKAEECFQKGSRIADAQMAVVELQEYQKNADPSDLLRLKKPATDSAFQSSGETKPVHIHPTDPEAAPTHISTTLDSK; encoded by the coding sequence atggttgccCCGGCAACACCAAGCTATCTGAAGTGGTCGCAGAccgccattacattcgaccagtctgatcacccagcaCACAttgccacccctgggaggcaagtgttggtggtcgacccagtggTTGAAGGCACCCGACTGACTAAGGTGCTAATGGATGGTGGCAGCGGCCTGAATATCCTGTACGTGGAGACCTTGAAGGGGATGggcattctgatgtccaaacTCAGCGCGAGCAGCATGAGCTTTCATGGAGTTATCCCTGGCAAGAAGACCCATTCACTCGGCCAAATTGCGCtagatgtggttttcggtgattccaagaattaccgaaAGGAGAAGTTGACTTTTGAGgtcgtggatttccagagtgcctATCACGCTATCTTGGGCAGGCCCGcatatgctcgtttcatggctcgaccatgttacatCTACCTCAAGATGAAAATGCCTGGCCCTAAGGGAGTAATCACTGTGACTAGCAATCGGCAAAAGGCAGaggagtgcttccagaagggctccaGGATCGctgatgcacaaatggcagtagtCGAGTTGCAAGAGTATcagaagaatgcagatccgagtgatttgctacGATTAAAGAAGCCAGCAACCGACTCTGCGTTTCAGTCATCTGGTGAAACCAAGCCGGTTCACATTCATCCGACTGACCCAGAGGCTGCCCCGACTCACATTTCCaccacccttgacagcaaatag